A genomic segment from Carassius auratus strain Wakin chromosome 25, ASM336829v1, whole genome shotgun sequence encodes:
- the LOC113043215 gene encoding dual specificity protein phosphatase 6-like: protein MLDKFKPVQFDSVMAISKTVEWLKEQLETRRDCLLVMDCRAQELYESSHVETAINVAIPSLMLRRLKKGNLPIKSLLSNGEDRERFARRCKTDTIVLYDEYSCEWNENIDGGSVLGLLLRRMKDEGYKAFYLEGGFSKFQAEFPTMCETNLDGSSSSSSPTSQVLGLGGLRISSDSSDIESDIDRDPSSATDSDGSPLSNPQPSFPVEILPHLYLGCAKDSANLDILEEFGIKYILNVTPNLPNMFENAGEFKYKQIPISDHWSQNLSQFFPEAISFIDEARGQKCGVLVHCLAGISRSVTVTVAYLMQKLNLSMNDAYDIVKMKKSNISPNFNFMGQLLDFERTLGLKSPCDNRVVVPTQPLYFTTPTNHNVFQLDPLEST from the exons ATGCTTGATAAGTTCAAACCCGTGCAGTTCGACTCGGTCATGGCCATAAGCAAGACTGTAGAGTGGCTGAAGGAGCAGCTGGAGACGCGCAGGGACTGCTTGCTCGTTATGGACTGCCGAGCGCAAGAGCTCTACGAATCGTCGCACGTCGAAACGGCCATTAACGTGGCCATCCCGAGCCTCATGCTCCGGCGACTCAAGAAGGGCAACCTGCCCATCAAATCTCTGCTTTCCAACGGGGAAGACAGGGAGAGGTTCGCGCGGAGGTGCAAGACGGACACTATCGTGCTGTACGACGAGTACAGCTGCGAGTGGAACGAGAACATCGACGGCGGCTCCGTGTTGGGTTTACTGCTGAGGAGAATGAAGGACGAGGGCTACAAAGCGTTCTATCTTGAGG GTGGCTTCAGCAAATTTCAAGCTGAATTTCCCACAATGTGTGAGACGAACCTCGACGGTTCCTCCAGCAGTAGTTCACCGACCTCCCAGGTCTTGGGTCTCGGAGGGCTCCGGATCAGCTCTGACTCCTCAGACATCGAGTCAGACATCGACCGAGATCCAAGCAGCGCCACAGACTCAGACGGCAGCCCACTTTCCAACCCCCAGCCCTCGTTCCCCGTGGAGATCCTGCCGCATCTGTATCTGGGCTGCGCGAAGGACTCCGCGAACCTGGATATCCTGGAGGAGTTTGGCATCAAGTACATCTTGAACGTGACCCCTAATCTTCCTAACATGTTCGAGAATGCCGGGGAGTTCAAGTACAAGCAGATTCCCATCTCCGATCACTGGAGCCAGAATCTCTCACAGTTTTTCCCAGAAGCCATCAGCTTTATTG ATGAGGCCCGCGGACAGAAGTGTGGCGTTCTCGTTCACTGCCTGGCCGGTATCAGCCGTTCGGTCACAGTTACGGTGGCGTACCTCATGCAGAAGCTCAACCTGTCCATGAACGATGCGTATGACATAGTCAAGATGAAGAAGTCCAACATCTCGCCCAATTTTAACTTCATGGGCCAACTTTTGGACTTTGAGCGCACGTTGGGACTCAAGAGCCCGTGCGACAACCGAGTAGTGGTTCCGACCCAGCCGTTGTACTTCACCACGCCGACCAATCACAACGTTTTCCAGTTAGACCCTCTCGAGTCCACGTGA